Proteins from a genomic interval of Helicoverpa zea isolate HzStark_Cry1AcR chromosome 13, ilHelZeax1.1, whole genome shotgun sequence:
- the LOC124635824 gene encoding uncharacterized protein LOC124635824, producing MDSSPFNRSGLTRRSPPPTPTPAQSPAREPIEKVEIISTPELHNWMGYIEQSLNEVCIITSEGKLNSEQKLRVSNLCRKVGNNVAHLVLQYQSLKQKAVQTHHSLQALNEKQALTDTLAAEIKNAIKESCTKPISESTSFADMVKKGSNSFVRPIKHSALAIYPSDNSKTSDETRNLVQKIVCPEEMKLKVRGVRKVRNGGVIISTETKDDLEKLKHTVQHANSGLTVNEPQKRKPRIIIIGVPSSMAESEVYNCIFEQNVVDKVPSMSRETFLSSIKLSHKSGRRDTDNHNLILEVSAVIRKALITQDRVFINWTSCLVRDFTLITRCYICQQYGHAAKTCKNTAPVCGHCGEEGHSIKECTKKNDSPRCATCLRFKKPGNHKTGDIDCPARKAAEFRYINSIDYEGA from the coding sequence ATGGATAGCAGCCCCTTCAACCGAAGCGGGCTAACGCGCCGCTCTCCACCACCGACACCAACACCAGCCCAATCCCCCGCCCGAGAGCCAATAGAGAAAGTGGAGATCATCTCAACGCCTGAATTGCACAACTGGATGGGGTACATCGAACAAAGCCTAAACGAGGTCTGCATTATTACTTCCGAAGGCAAGCTTAACTCAGAACAAAAATTAAGAGTGAGTAACCTCTGCCGAAAAGTGGGAAATAATGTAGCTCATCTAGTCCTTCAGTACCAGTCCCTAAAACAAAAGGCCGTACAAACGCATCACTCTCTCCAAGCCCTGAACGAAAAACAAGCCCTGACAGATACACTAGCTGCAGAAATCAAGAATGCAATAAAAGAGTCCTGTACAAAACCAATTTCTGAAAGCACTTCCTTTGCGGATATGGTGAAGAAAGGGTCCAACAGCTTCGTTCGTCCAATTAAACATAGCGCATTGGCGATTTATCCGAGCGATAACTCAAAGACGAGCGATGAAACTAGAAACCTGGTCCAGAAAATCGTGTGCCCTGAAGAAATGAAGCTGAAAGTCCGAGGAGTCCGTAAAGTCCGAAATGGCGGCGTGATTATCAGCACTGAGACCAAGGATGACCTCGAAAAACTAAAGCACACTGTCCAGCATGCAAACTCAGGCCTCACCGTCAACGAACCACAAAAGCGGAAGCCCCGCATAATAATAATAGGAGTTCCCTCATCAATGGCAGAAAGTGAAGTATACAACTGCATCTTTGAACAAAACGTAGTCGATAAAGTCCCATCCATGTCCAGAGAAACATTTTTGTCCTCAATAAAGCTAAGCCACAAATCTGGCAGAAGAGATACAGATAATCATAACTTGATCTTAGAAGTATCAGCGGTCATACGAAAAGCCCTCATCACCCAAGATCGAGTCTTTATAAACTGGACATCCTGCCTGGTAAGAGACTTCACATTGATAACTAGATGTTACATCTGTCAGCAGTACGGTCACGCGGCTAAGACATGCAAAAATACTGCCCCGGTTTGCGGACACTGTGGTGAAGAGGGACATTCAATCAAGGAGTGCACTAAGAAAAATGATTCTCCAAGATGCGCTACGTGCCTACGCTTCAAAAAACCAGGTAATCATAAAACCGGAGATATCGATTGCCCGGCTAGAAAAGCTGCCGAATTTAGATACATCAACTCAATCGACTATGAAGGCGCCTGA